attttctgtgattattgttttatctgcaacaaataaaattcaggaagaaagaaaacaacaatgacaaaaatcttccaaaacaatcaaagacgagtcactgaaggaaacatgacAGACTTTACACATTTTAGGGGGAATTTCCCTTTAAACGCATCAGTTGTTGTGTGAACTGAAggcagaaacattaaataattttaggcTGAGTGAGTCAGAGCGCAGCGTGAGTCACGGTGTGTCCCGCTGCAGAGCGGAGGCAGAGTGAGGCTGCGGGATCACAGcgtctgctgctgctcagctggAGTGTGACTGAAAGCCGCAGCCTGAGGTGACTTTCCATCCAGATGTTTTACGCCACTTTCTGTCAGCAGGTAGAAAAATACAGAGTGGAAACTCCAGAAACCCAAGAAAAGGTTTTACAGAAGGAGAAATGAGAGAAACTGGTTCAGCATCTGGAGGTTTTAGAGGAATATGTCAGAAAAACTGTCGACATGTAATATTAATATCGAAGTTCTGGCACCAACTTTTACTGATGTTATTCAtattaactgtttttttataGTTCCAGCAGATtaaggtttttaaataaatttacctTAATCTGCATTAATGCACACGGTGGAAACTGTTTCAGCTCTTCCACTCTGGGgacttcagccaatcagcactgAGGAACATAAATGCTggtcctggattggctgcttctAAAACACCAACCAATAGAGCGTcagctagcatgctaacatgtATCTGAGCTTCCTAAGTTGTTTTAGTAGCAAATTTTCTGAGGATAATTTAGAGAAGGAGAAAATCTGAGAGCAGAATGGAGTTTGGTCTGGTTCAACACTGTGAAGAAACAAACACCATGCAGCCAGCATGCTGAGGTCAGTCCTCAGTCCAGGTGGTTCTGATGTCCTCTCTGgtccagctgctggttctgttctggtgtcTTACTTTGTCCTCTAAACTCTCTGGTTGGTTTTTGCTTCACAACCTTCTCCAGGCTGCAGGCATCTCTGTTTATAGTGTTTTTCCAAcagactttttccttccactcaactttccattgatAGTATTTATCAGAAATGGACAATTTTgtcaaaacatctgattttagATGTGATGCTATAATGATCTGAGAGTTAACATCTACATGTAACGATATGATCTggtcagattattattattatgaacaATGGTCGGGTTCTTTCTGAACCCGGTGGATCAGAACCTGCAGTTTCCTAGCAACCATTTATCTCTGACTGAAGCTCTTTATACACTCAGGATATTTTCCAGAAATATCTCAGCGTCCCTGCTGGACCTCCTGCTGTCCTTTCTGAACgttcagcttcctgtttttgcttctcgttggattcagattcagataattctggttctggttctggttctgatggaggtttcttcctgttgaaGGAgagttttttctctctgatgGAGGAGTGAACGCTGCAGGTCAACGACTCGATCCGATCTCCTTAGGTAGAAACTTTTAAACTAATCTGaataattaactgaattaaCTGATTGATCATCAACTGGAATAAATGATCAACAGGTTCATCTCAGCAGCtcgttttaaaactttaaaaccagTTTCACTGCTTCTGAACAAaagaaggactttttttttgaaaacccaGCGATGGAATCAGGTCTGTtccaaacagtttttattctgcAGGTGATCTGTTGGTTCAGGAATGAGAgaaaaaccagacagaaatgAGAGTGAGGCAGATAAACCTCCATCCTGCTGCGGCTGATGAGCTCCGGCCTCCGACAAGCCGCCTGTCAGTCACACCCAGCAGTTTCCTGTTCCGGTCCACCGACAGGAAGGAAGCTCCTTATATGGAGCTCTAATACTGACATATTCAGGCCAACAGAAAATTGATTCAGTCTTAAAACATGTTCGGTATCTGGATAAATGATTACATCTGAAAATTATTAACATTGCATTAACAGTTTCTAATGTTGAAATTTAGCCAAAAGTTTAAACAAcgtttcaaaaacttttaaaattttcttcatttttctctgaGACGGTCTGACAGACAGACCGGGCTCATTTACCAAACCCTGACTCCTAAAACCCTCACGATAAAAACTAaaggttcattttatttaaacaggtTGATTTAACCCTCTGGGTTCAGCGCGGCGGTgaaatgaagctgcagcagctgacagGAAGCAGCGCTGAGCGTTTCTCCACCTGGGGGGCTGCCCCACTATCTGCCTGATAGCAAATAAAAACTctcattcatgtttatttttagctgcagcagctgaagaaaCGTTGATAAAACTAATAATATCTGACCTGAATAGAGTCGGTTATGGTGAAAAACTGGATCCAAAGCCTCAGGAGATAAACACGAAGCCCTGATGATCCCCACAGGCGTTGTCATGGTTACTGAACAACTGAAACGTAAACAGTTTAAAAGCTGAATGTTTGAGACTCATTTACTGGCTAGAGGTTTCACTAAACTTCCTTCAGGACCAGATATGTGGAACAAACAGGTTTTATTGTTAACCGTCAGTTTGAGGCGATTTGAGCTTCATCCTGCTGGTCAGACTGACCTGGAGAAGATTTAATACTTTAAactgagaaactgaaaactgctgCACAGTTTGATGAGTTTGTTGCTCTGAGGATTTTCAGTTTGACCTGCTGACTCAACAGGAAAAGACAACAGGTGGACCTGCAGCTTCACCTCTTCAGCTCACATTAATtaagaagcagcattcagcatctatgcaccaaaaatctggaacaaacttccagaaaactgtaaaacagctgaaacactgacttcctttaaatctcaagtaaaatcccacttgtttagagttttatttgaaacgtaatcaattgcaaatttattgacggaatctgacttgatgttgtttttattgttgattctctgttgcattgtatttttgtgtttgatttgatgtaaagctctttgaaatgccttgctgctgaaatgtgctatacagataaagtttgattgattgattcctGCCTCGTCTCCTCACAGGTCCAACCACCACGAACACATGACCAATtctgccccctgcaggccgcAGTGGTCATTACAGCCACAGATCCAGAATCAGAAAACCTGAAACAGACACTAAATATTCCtcaaaaggtaaataaatatacattttaaaacatgaattagCAGATAgttattatttacataattctaaatattaatttgtattaattaatattaGCAAAgactaatattaatattaatattagtcTTTGCTCTAACTCAACCCGACCCGGATCACTTTTCCTGACCCTAAACTTGGTTCGTTAATTAAATGAGATgaagctgtgaaaaaaatccaccaACTTGGGATTCTTTAGTTTCCTTCAGTGTCACAGAGGGAAACTACTCCATCAAACAGGATGTTAAATGTCTCACAAGCAGCTCAGTACAGAAGCAAAGGGAaaccctgacctttgacctctggttGGGCCAGCTCCACTCAAGGCCCGGTTTCTTTCTGAacggccaccagggggcagtgaTGTCTAGAGGAGGGTGCTGGAGCATCAGACAGTGTTGgaagaattttatattttattatcatttatttgctttacctTTACTTTAAATCACGTGGCGTACCCCAAGACTCAATCCTGGGGCCCCTTGTATTTAGTTACCATGACAACTCATATGGtgcacagctctacattactgTCACCAGGATCAGCTCAGTTCTTTCAGAGCAGATCAttctgctgccatctagtggctaacgtaaaatatttcaagtgaAACTGTGAAATATTTGGGTCACttactggaggaaaaacaagtttttgtttttttattggtggatttttttttctggttgaacaaagagaaaagattagactatttagattaaaaagacaaagttgAAACATTGAtattaaagttgaaatattaagaaaacaCTCAGGGGTCATAATATTGAGACAAAGTGATCAAACATTTCGACATGTTTGATCAGGTTTCAGACACTGAAGGAGATTTAAACTCGCTCAGCGTCATCATGTCATTTCCACTCCACAGCCatgtgtaaccatggcaacatgGTATTGTTTTCAGATCCAGGAGCGGCTGATTGGCTTCTGAACTTTAaccccaaatcccagaggagcTTAACAGGaggcttcatggatgcagagaGATCGGATCCTCAGggcccctgcctgcatgtttcaggtgtttccctgctgccacACCTGGACTGAATCCGTTTCTGCAggacttgatggtcatgcagtcatttggatcagctgttctgaattgagaagcactaccctactccaacatctttcTAACGAAACGAccaaacagacagaaagaggagcagcaaaagcaaaggagctGGATCAGCAGTGCCAGCCAACAGCTGATGGTTTTATTCAGGATGAGTTACTGTGGAGTATCGTCTGCTGCCTTTGGGGAAAATAAAGgaatttttaactgaatttgttttttttttcttcttttcagaaacCAGGAATTTGAGCCTTAAAGTTTTTCTtataaagatgaaaacaaacttttttatttttattaaaaatgtaaaaattttatttggccaaaacatcatttaaaacaataaacctgCAGCATCGAGACACAAAGAAACTTAAAGCTCAAAACACATAGCATCAGGTCAAAGGTCGAGAACAACAAAATCCTCATCAGTGGGAGGATCTTCCTCACATCCATAccaaatcatcatcatcatcatcatcatcatcatcatcacagagGTTCGTTCCGCTTCCTGACCTCCATGAAGACGTgaagcagctgaaatgtttgGACCAGTCCATGTTCTCAGGCTTCCAGTGTAAGACTAAACGCACCACACAGAAGTACTGGGAGGAAATAACCCAACAGTCGGTTCTGAGTCAAAGAGCTGTCAGGAAACACCAGAGAGACGGAAACATTTCCGTTCCTACAGAGTAAAGCTGAGACGTCGTCACTGAATCTGGAACAAAAGCAGTTAGTCGATGTAATTATCGCTGCAGCCTTTAGGGGGAGCTAGCGCATCAGTTTAACGTCCAGCGTCGTTCAGCCCAGCATCAGTAACCAGGAGGCAGAATTAAACCTGAATGCAAACACTGATCTTCCTCCCTTCCTCAACAATAAACATCCTATTTTTGAActtacaatataaaaataataataaaaaaataaaatacaaagtaaagacaaaaaactgaagttttgttCAGTAGTTCTTCTGAAATTTGGACCTTAACACTTCCTGTCGCTCCGTTCCTACTCAGTGCTGAAGAAGAAGTTAGTTGGCCTGCAGCATGTTCTTGATCTGCTTGGAGGTAGTCTCATCGTTCAGGTGCTTGGTGGTGTACCTGGAGGCAGAGGGGGGTTAGAGGGGGGGTTGGATGTACGGTTGGATGTACGGTTGGatgcctctctctctcctacCTCAGGGCGTTCAGCAGTCCCTCCACGCTGCTGGGCGGCTGATCTTTCAGAACCTTGATGCAGCCCTTCATCTGAAAACACAACCCGTCAATCTAGAACCTGCAGAACCGCTTCTGGATCAGGAGGTTCTGATCGgttctgtttctgattttaaatgttgcattattttaCTGATGCAGATGACAGAACATCAAAGCTGCAGTATGAAactcttttgaaaaatgtgtttttctacatatttgttaaaattattatcaaatgttcataaaagaaaacaaacatggaggatAAAACTCTGCGGTTCCGGATGTTGGGCGTGACGTACGTCTATGTTGGAGGTTTTGACGAAGGCGCCGGCCGGATGGACGTGGTCGTACAGGATGATGACGCCGACCATCACACGCAGGCAGAACAGAACCGTCTCCTCACTGGCGAAGCGACTGCGGTACTccctgctcacacacacacgcacacacacacacacacacacacacacacacgcacacgcacacacacacacacacacacacacacacgcacacgcacacacgcacacacacagtgagcGTCGGGCCGAAGCGGCGGAGGAAGACCCTACAGGTGATGAAGATGCGTTCAGGACTCACGGCGTCTCCAGCATCACTTTGCACACGCAGGCCATGGTGCTCAGACAGACGGTCGTGTTCTCGATGGGAACCTCGGGGTTCTGGACAGCAGAGACAAACGGATCATCAAACTGGGAAACCGCTGCGCTGCAGATGCATGATGGGAGAAAATCCCACAGCTCCACTACTGTAGCTTTCTTTGTAGACGAGTTATTTTTATGAGTTATGAAGTCAAATGGTCacaaaaatactcaaattaCATCcagaattacaaataaaactttttaatttggttGTGATAAAAGTTTGGACCAGTGGTTCTGAAACCAGACCCAAACCGGGCAGAACTGCTACATGTTCGGTACCAAAGAACCCATCTTGGACCTGCAGGAACAAACCCACCAGGATTGGTTCTGCTGCTTAAAGTAGGAGGAgtgcgccccctgctggtgagCTCAGCAAACAACGGCTGCTGCTGACACTGAAAACCTGATCACATCAGTTCTGCtgttcaataatcaataattacacaaaaactgGAAGATTTATCAGTTAAAACTACATTCAGAACTGCATGTATTGATTAATGTATTGATTTAGTAAATCTGAAGGGAcggatttgttttaaatttaagtttaaaagtttCTCCCGTTAATCACTGATTGTTTCACCAACATTAATCtggaaaatgtgtaaaaatttacaaaagcatttcttcttcattttcacCTTACAGTGACAGAAGATTACATCTATATTCCcataaatctgtattttctgatGAGTCTCTGCAGAGCAGACGGTCAGTAGAAATATTggaccaaccagaaccagaacccgtcCTGGAGGAAAGAACCCCATTAAATGACAGATAAACTCACATCTGAGACGAACTTTGACGTGGCGTCGCTCAGCATCTTCAGCATGGGCGTGGCGCTGGCGTAGAACAGAGACATCCGATTGGCCAGCTCGTTGTTGACATCACTGCCCGAGTCCGACTGAAAAACCAGAAACCAGCAGAACCCAGAGACTCACAGCGACCCGAAGAACATTTCCACAGAGGAGAAGGTTTCATCCAGGTTACACAGCAAAGATGGTGCaagaaactttacattttaaattaaaatttttatctgattttgtCACAAAGTGATATCTGAGAACAGAAACGAGAGTTTGGATTGAAAACTGAGGCAGATTAGAGCCGACAGGATTAAATCCCTCAGTGGTCAGTTTATCTCACCTCATAACTCACAAAGACAAACTTTCAGATCGTCTGACATCCTGAGATTTCAGGTTGTTTTCATTGGAAACAGAAGAGGACCGAGGACACGTCCCTGTGGCGCACCAGGTTTAACAAACAGAGAATCTTTCTGATCTAATTCTACTTTATGAGGAGCCATTTGTGAAATTAACAGCgataaataatatttccaacatgttttcattcatttcaactGTTACAGCttcaaattacatatttaaacttggatgaaaaatatttagcttggcAGATGAATATTAAActttctaactaaatatttagcaagctaattatttcagtgttttactaactaaatatttaggtttctAACAATcgttgtttcttttcttctgttccTTTATGTCgttttaaagacaataaaggAGTTTACCATCACAGTGATCGGCTGCGGTGAGGAGATTCAGCGTCTCCAGCAGAAGTTTATACAAAGATTCACAAgatccagcttttattttgatagtgcACTTCCACTAATCAGTAAGTGAATTTGCatatgaactaaatatttagtttggagttgAATCTTTGTACGAGTTTCTTACCGACATGTTGTTGATCCGCATGCGGCTGATGGTTCGCCGGTAGTAGCTGAAGTCGTTCTGGATGGCCGGGTTGGTCATCTGAAACGGGACAGAGTCAGAGCGATGAAGAGGAGGGacccagaggaagaggaggaggatgaagagcagCCGACCTTCAGCTCGTCGAACCGCAGCGTGAAATGCAGGATGTGGGCGAACTGACGGGCCAGCGCCTGTTTCTGCTCCAGATGTTGGGTCGGAGTCGAGTCGGCGCTGGTGAGGACGTCCAGCAGGCAACGCAGGCTGGATTCTGACGGAAACACACGGAAACTCACCACGGCACcgtgcaaaagttttaaaccacATTTCTTAACGTTTTGAAACAACTAAAACTATGACCAAGACTTTAAACATTTAGAGAACCAATCCggaaggaaaacatgaagaaaagtgGGTCAGGTTGGTAGTTTGAAACCCTGCCATTGCAGAAAAGCGTTAGTTACCCAGTTTCTGTGAAAACTCGTAGAAGGTTTTGAGTTTGGCGACCAGAGGAACCACAGCGGCCCAGGCCGCCTCCTGAACGCCCTCAACGTTTGGGTTCTGGATGGCCTGAAAGCAACAACGACACTTCAACACCAGGAACTGAGCTCAGcacactttcaaaataaaatcctctgtGCTTAGTACCTtatgaagaaaagcttttcagcaTTTCTCTCTGATTTCCAACAAACTCATCGATGTTTTCATAAAGAGCTAAATTAAAGTCTAGAATGACCATGTTTTCATTACTTCATGTTGCCGTTTGTAAAGTTAGACAGCcacaaattaacagaaataatgtgaATTGTTGAATCTTTCAGTAAAAATGGGGAttagtttttcaaagtcttGTTTTCTCCATCTTATTAATTCAATTATAAACGTcaaagtttcaaactaaatatttatttagtaagtGAAATGTCTGAATGGTAGTTTTAAATCCAGCTCTTTGAATGTTTAGtctatgttttattatattttcatagATTCATCAAGCTGCTCGCCTGTCGTATTTCCTCTCCTGCTCCTTTGTACGTCTGCAGGTCCTCCAGGATGACCTTGGCCTCCGTCAGCACCTGGTTCACCTTCTCCCACACCTCCGTCTCTGACTGCGAAGGCTGAGCATCTGGAGGAACAGCCTGGAGTCATTATCcaaacatctgctgctgctaACAGCTGGACAGATTCAGACAGATTCAACTGGTCAGAGTCTCTGATTCCTACTTTCAAAGTCCAGGAAGAAGTTTCCAGCGTTGTTGTCGATGTCTCGGGTCAGCACCTTGATCAGGTTCCCCATGCTGCCGACACAAGAAGCAAAGGTAGCTTTAGACACACAGAAGAAAAGCTGTTAACCATGTCGCTAacgttagcatgctaatgttagcacaGCACAGTGGGTCTGCTGGTCTGAGGTCCATTACTgagaaaaacctgaagtgaTGCTCCTCactggttaccatggtgacaCTATGATGCTCGGGGTTGAAGGCATTTTGAACGTCCAGATTTTTTCCTAAAGACTTGATCtaaaaagatctaaaaagaTATAAACAGATTCTACATCACCCAACCAACAGGAACTCATAGAAATGATCTgacagatgaaaaatattcatttactgAAACAATCCTCACATTCACATGACAGAACTACAACtatgatgctaatgctaatgctaatattcAATCATTAAAAATACTGTTAGCCAGCTAGCACAATTTCTGctaacccatccatccatcttatcCTGGTTgggtcgtggggtcagcagtttcagaagggaggcccagtcttccctctccagtctcttcttccagctcctccaggaatcccaaggcgttcccaggaatcccaaggcgttcccaggaatcccaaggcgttcccaggaatcccaaggcgttcccaggaatcccaaggcattcccaggaatcccaaggcgttcccaggaatcccaaggcattcccaggaatcccaaggcgttcccaggaatcccaaggcgttcccaggaatcccaaggcgttcccaggaatcccaaggcgttcccaggaatcccaaggcgttcccaggaatcccaaggcgttcccaggccagcagagagacatcgtccctccagagtgtcctgggtttcccctcctcctggtgggacatgaactcctcaccagggaggcgtccaggaggcatcctgaccagatgctcctcaactggaccctctcgatgtgaaggagcagcagctctactctgagtccctcctggatttCTAACTAACATTCAAATCTAAATTGAAATGTTAGCCTACTGTTAATAGcaacattagcattttaaatgCAGTGAGTGTTACTGTAAAATTATCAGTCATTGATGATGTTAGCCTAGCAATGGtcatgttagcatgctaacccATTTCATTATTATATTCCCCATACTCCAACACtagttttcaaacataaatgaacAGACTAAACAGATTGTCTTTAAACTTAACCAGAACTTTACATCTGAGTCAGAATTTACTGGTCAAATCTAAAGAAGAACCAAAGATACAAGTGAAAAACATTCAGCTGAGGTCTCACTTCCTAATTCTCACATCACGTGATGCAAGACAGgacattaaagtttaaagaacCGGAGGTAAAACAGAACTTCTAAATCCAGTTCAATCCAACTTCATTCTGTAAATAACAGCATGAAACTGGAGTCTGGGCTTCAGTTaccatgatgatgatgatgatgatgatgatgaggatgaggatgatgtgGAGGATTTGAAACATTTCGTGTGACTGAGGTTGAAATCGTTGTTAATAATCAGAAGTCCTTGAAATGTacaatctgttttcatttatcgTTTAAAAAACTTATAATCTcactttagagatttttttttaaattgatttagctgttttattggtaaatccatttttaaaaatctctaaaGAGAGATTTCTAAAATTGGATTTACCAATAAATATTAGTAAAGACTAATAATTTAATATGCAGTAAAACTCCTCTTCATGGCCTTTGTGTTGGttaagtttgtttctgataaacTTTAATCCCATTTAAAGTAACAATCTTTGAGTGAGGAAACCCTGAAGCTGAAGTTAAAGCAGAAGTGAAGCTCGCAGCTTCACCTTTATCTGGAGAGCATTTCATGCTGTCGGGTAGATTTGCTCTTTGTGCTCTAAAGCGTTTGCCGCCTGACAGTTTGGCAGTTTGTGGCTGCAAGCTGAAGTGGAAGCGACGCCTTCGTGTTAAAAACGGAGAAAAGAGGAAGCAACAAAGTCTCTGAAAGTTTGGCCTAAATTTAAAACAGAGGAAGTAAAACGGGCCGAGCTGAGTTTCAGGTAAGAAAGGCAGAAAAGAACGACGGCAGAAACGATTCATCCCGGTTTGTAGAGCCCGGCGGTCCATTCGGTTCTGCTAAAGACTGCAAACAGAGGAAGACTTTGTTTCGCCTTAAAGCATCTGACCTTATTTTAttctccaaaacacaaaaagttgcagattttcctccagcagaaacatttaatttacttccgtcaataaataaaactttagttttcttCCAGTTGGAAGCGTTTTGAGCCGCCGGTTAAAAACGACCTGCAGTTTCAGTGATCATATTTAACCcgagcagctttttaaaatggacTTTTACTTCCCCAAACCGAGCCGTAATGGACTCTCGCTCTGCGGTCAGGAATCTGACGCTTCTCGCCGCCGGCTGAGATTGGTGAACTCCTAATGTGGAAGTTTCACTTCGAGACACATTGGCTGCTTTAATCACAAAGTCATCTGATCGTTTCCTCCATTTCATGGACCTGCCTGGTTCCAGAAGGTTCTGGGTGTTTCCTTCAGTCTGACAGCTGATGatcaaactaaaccaaaatactAAGACGGGTCGTTTGACTGGTGACCAGAATCTGAGCCTTTGTTGGCCGTCCGGCCAGCCTGGACCCAACGGTTCGTCTTTCTAGGCGATGTTGGGTCGAGGTTCTTCATGTTGTCATAAACTGGATCAGTAAAACATCAGGAAACGTTTTTCCTGAGGACAGAAGCAGCTCAGTCCAGACAGGAGGCGTCCAGCACGTCGCTGCTCTGATCTGAGagagtttgttcattttttggGGATTCATCAGTTTGTTCCAGCATCCTGCAGGAGGTTCGCTGGTCTGACGTGGTTTTCTTGAACAGAAGCAGCTCAGTTTCTGTCCTACTTGTGCAAAAATCTTAGAGTGTTTtccaacttccttcttcaccagatggaaacaagatggaggcgtcagattttagcgttggaggatttctctttagtctttggctgaagaccaggagacgtttctgctgctagcgctaggctaggcTAAcacgttagctttggttggatttaacCTGAATGTCCACTTACTGCTTCTGCAGGGAATGAAGTCagaggaggtcaaaggtcacgcaGAGTGATGTTATGGTTCCGGGTGAACAGAACTTTGACCCAGACAGCAGAACCTGAGGCTAACCGCTGCGGAAAACGACCAGCTGGTTCTGCAGAATCTAACGTCTAACAACAACGCCTCGCTGCTTTATGCAAAcatcttgggttgtttttttaactctgtGGCGTTTCTAAATATATTGATGAGCTGAACCTCCAACTTCCTCTGTGTCAGCTGAAACGCAGCAATCAGAACCAGTTCTGACCGGGTTCTGGACCAGAGCGGAGGAAACCTGGGTTCTAATCTCTCAGAACGTTCAAACTGAAGCATTTTAACCCAAATATCTCTGATCATCTGACAGAATCATTCATAATTACCACATGAATCTATAAagttattaatttaattcatattaaagaatcttaacttttaaaatggaagaaaatgttaaagtttctcAATAAATCTGGAGTTTAACCTCTCAGTTTGGACTAGAATATAATAGAAATGTCCTTTATTGTTTccaaaatgtgcataaatgttTGAGAATTAAATAGAAACTATTTCTATTAACAAACTgtgcaaaagcagaaatgtgtaaatattagCAGGGATGTGAATATTTACtgggtttgttttctctttaaagttaaatacttttttataattaaacaaaaaacatcttgagtcagaatttataaataaattgtttgacatgaaaatattaattttgggctaattatttaactttagaCCATCCGCTCCTTTAGTCCGTAAagttttaattaacaaaaaaataaactcagaaactttgactttttctggaaatgaataaaatcataacCTTCATATaaattcagaaccagaaccagaaccagaacctctggtccggtccggtcgGCCCTGACCAGGTGTGTGGTGACATCATGcttggaggcggagcttcataTTCTCTAATGTTTCCTCTGATCTGAACTAAAGGTACTTTCATTCTCCAGCCTgtagggtcaaaggtcagaggtgaagAAAGTTCAGCTGCAGGTTGATAAAAACTTCTGGttaaattttattatgtttttatcaagtgcttttattctgaaatgtgtattttattgtgaagaaaGAAGATGAGATCTAATCTGTTTTGGGGCTGAATCGTCTTCCTACacatgaggtcaaaggtcaaagtgtTCATTTATAATCAGGTCATTGCCTGATATGGATCTAGTTATGGTTTTCTGTTCCTGAATGAAAGACGACAGAAAGACGACAGACGGACAGAAAGAGCTGAGCAGAAACTGAACGATGGTTCGAATCCCAAAACCaacttcagtttcactttttaagcttcatttcactgattaaagaatgaaaacatgactggAATGATGCAGAGCTGATGAATCTGGACCAGAGGGT
This is a stretch of genomic DNA from Gambusia affinis linkage group LG12, SWU_Gaff_1.0, whole genome shotgun sequence. It encodes these proteins:
- the LOC122841734 gene encoding CYFIP-related Rac1 interactor B-like; this encodes MGNLIKVLTRDIDNNAGNFFLDFENAQPSQSETEVWEKVNQVLTEAKVILEDLQTYKGAGEEIRQAIQNPNVEGVQEAAWAAVVPLVAKLKTFYEFSQKLESSLRCLLDVLTSADSTPTQHLEQKQALARQFAHILHFTLRFDELKMTNPAIQNDFSYYRRTISRMRINNMSSDSGSDVNNELANRMSLFYASATPMLKMLSDATSKFVSDNPEVPIENTTVCLSTMACVCKVMLETPEYRSRFASEETVLFCLRVMVGVIILYDHVHPAGAFVKTSNIDMKGCIKVLKDQPPSSVEGLLNALRYTTKHLNDETTSKQIKNMLQAN